aaataaaaagtaactcTTTCTTTGCCACCAATCAATATCTCTTTAGAATTCTTAAAATATCACGTGGTGCAAGATTCTTTCTGCCtatcaatatttttagaattattGAAACATAACTTCGGTTGTTTATATAAGTTAGATGTGAtgaatttagataaaaattaaaaattaaataaaatattattaacataaaattattattttaaaatttaaaaattttgaattttttattttattttaaataaaaaatttaaaaaaattgtaataattaaataaaataaaaacaaacgaaaaattttaaaaacaaaacgtGAAAATCATGTCAAAATTGTCTATTTGTTTCAACTCAAACATCATTTCTCTATGTCCCCATTGTCTATTGCCTATTTTCTTAGAAAATCAAAATACCCATTatcttttttccctctttcaAAACATCCCTTTGTTGGTTTCCTGCTTTAACCAACAAGATGAATTTTATGCTCACAAGAGACTATTTAGATATGAGGCTTTCTGGTCTAAAAAACAGGAGAGTAAAGATATAATTCAGAGGGTCTGGGCAGTAGTTAGTGGAGGACAAAACAGGCTGCAAAATGTTCAGAAGGCACTGAAGAATTGTATGCAGCAACTACAAGCATGGGCAAAAAGCTCTAGGGGTAATCACCAATATTTGGTTCGCCAAAAGAGAGACATGATCCAGAACTTGCAAGATCTTAATGTTGGTGATCTAAATGGGCCAATTAAGGAACTTCAAAAGGAAGTGGATGAACTGTTACAAGAGGAGGAGCtgaaatggaaacaaagggctaaGCAACAATGGTTAAAAGGGGGAGATAGGAACTCTAGCTTCTTTCATAAGTGTGCCTCTCATAGAAGGAAGGTTAATCGAATAAACAGAATCAGAGATGAAAGGGGGATATGTGCTACTACTCAAGTGACAGTAGGCCAGGTTTTCCAAGCTTATTATCAGGATCTGTTCTCTTCTTCCTCTCAAACTGGCAGTGAGGAAACAGTGCAGGTCGTGGACAGAGTTATCACTGCAGAAATGAATAGACAGTTGATGAGGAGATGTTCAATGGAGGAAGTAAGATTAGCAGTCTTTGATATGAATCCATATGGCTCTCCTGGGCCTGATGGTTTCTCTGCAGGTTTCTATCAGGATAATTGGCTTGAAGTTGGTGTGGAGGTAACAGCTGCAGTTCAGGAAGTCCTTGACAAGAAAAGTGGCTTGGCAGAAATTAATGATACTTATATTGCCCTGATTCCCAAGAAGAAGAATCCATCCTTAGTCATTGAGTACAGACCTATAAGTTTATGTAATGTCCTCTACAAGGTAGTATCTAAGGTTCTGGCTAACAGACTAAAACAGTTCCTGCCCTCTATTGTTTCCCCatctcaaagtgcttttgtaccCGGGAGATTAATTTCTGATAACATCATTGTGGCCTATGAAGCTATGCATTCTATGAAAAATAGGATGAGGGGCAAGAAGGAGGGGTATATGGCCTTAAAgcttgatatgagtaaggcctatgacAGAATTGAGTGGCCTTTTTTGAAAGCTGTTTTACTAAAAATGGGATTCAGTGAGGATTGGACAACCTTGGTCATGCAGTGTGTTAGCACTGTTagttattccattttgcttaatGGAAGACCTCAGCCAAGTTTTAATCCTATGAGGGGTctaagacaaggggaccctttgTCCCCGTACCTTTTCATTCTTGTTTCTGAGGTACTTGGGAAGTTGCTGGACCAAGCAGAGCTGAAGGGTTTTATCACAGGATTTCCTTTTGCTAGAGGTAGTTTATTAGTTAATCAcctcttttttgcagatgatagcttgCTTTTTTGCAAAGCCAGTGCACTGGAATGGAGTAGGCTCTATGGTATTCTCAAAGCTTATGAAGATGCCTCTGGCCAGAGGCTTAATATGGACAAAACAACTATCTTCTTTAGTTGCAACACGAGGAGTGAAGCAAAGGAGGCTATCTTGGCAGCTGCAGGTCTGGTGGAGGCAAAGTCTTTTGAGAAATATCTAGGCCTCCTAGCTTATGTGGGAAAACAGAAAATGAATGCCTTTAAACCTATCTTGGATAGTATAAGGGCCAAAATGCAAAGCTGGACAGTGAGGTTCCTATCTCAGGCTGGCAAGGAGGTTTTGTTGAAATCAGTTGTGCAAGCTATTCCAACCTACTGTATGAGTATATTTAAACTTCCCAAAACAATCTTGAATGCTATTAATTCCTTAATGCAGAAATTCTGGTGGGGGATGAAAGGGGATAGATCAAAAGTAAAATGGATTTCATGGAAGACTCTAGGAATATCTAAAGAAGATGGAGGACTAGGCTACAGGGACTTTGAGAAGTTCAATGTTGCTCTCCTagcaaaacaagggtggaggctCATGACACATCCAAACTCTTTAGCTTCTCGAGTCTTGAAGGCAAAGTACTTCCATAGAACTGAGTTTATGAAGGCAAAGGTGGGCAGTAATCCTTCATATTTATGGAGGAGTTTCCTTGCAGGTAAAGAGGTTTTAAGGGAAGGACTTTTCTGGTGCATTGGTAATGGGGACTTTGTTAGATTATGGCATGACAGATGGATTCCAAGACCTACTTCATATAAAGTTCAATCTTTAAGGAAGGTCCTGGATGACAACTCTAAAGTTAGTTGTTTAATTGACCAGCAAGGAGGAGGTTGGAAATGGTCTCTATTGCAGGAAGTATTTGATCCAGAGGAGGCTGCAATCATAAGTCGAATTCCCCTGAGCATTACTAATGCAAGTGATGTTTTGACTTGGAGATGCACTAATGATGGAAAATTTTCTGTTAGAAGTGCCTATCATTTATTAGGTACGATGGATACAATTGATCAGGGTCAGTCCTCATATGCAATTCAAAAGAACAAAACTTGGTCTTTTATATGGAAGTTGGAAGTCACTAATGCCAATAAGATGCTTATTTGGAGGGCCTGTCATGAGTCCTTGGCTACAAAACTCAATCTCTTTAAGAAAAGAATAGTGGACTCTCCTCAGTGTCCTATTTGTCATCAAGAGCCAGAGTCTGTGATGCATGCTTTGTGGTCATGCAATTCAGTTCAAGATGTCTGGGGAGTGAGTCTCAGGAAATTGCATAAAGGAGTAGTAATGGAAAATAGTTTTAAGGAGCTGTGGACTCTCTTAATAGCAAATCTAGATAGTGAGGAGTTTGAAGAGTTTGCTGCAACAGTTTACCAGATTTGGAAGAGGCGAAATAGCTCAGTTTTTAACAACAGATTTTGGGATCCAGGGCAGGTAGTTGAGGCAGCCAGGTCTGCTGTGTCTGAATTCAAGGAGGCTAACAAAACCATTGAAGGTGTTCAGGCAGGAATTAGACACAGTTTACCTGTATGGAGTCCTCCACCACTAAATACTTTCAAAGCCAAATGGGATGCGGCTGTTGATAGAAGAAGAAGTAAGATAGGTGCAGGGGTTGTGATCAGGGATTGGGAGGGCAGGACAGTGGCTTCACTGCGTTCACCAAAAAATTTTTTCCCTGATGCTTATCTAGCAGAATCTTATGGAGTACTGAAGGCTGTCATTCTATGTAAACATCTGGGCATTAAACAGGTTATATTCAAGGGTGATGCACAACAAGTGGTTAAGGATCTTAACAACCAGAATCAAAAAGGAAACTCAGCAGGAATGATCTTATCAGATGTTAAAGCCTTATTGCATCATTTTGACAGTTGGTCAGTTGTTTATGTACCGCGTGTTTGTAATAATTTGGCTCATGTCTTAGCCAAGGATGCTGTTAAactctctgaggagagcattACTTTGGGGGACATTCTCTCATGTATTCATCCATTGGATAATTTGAGTTGAATAAAGTTTGACACGttctattcaaaaaaaaaaaaaaaaaaaacatcccaAGGTCAAAACCAAACATAAggcaaaatggaaaaagaaaatgtgcaAAAAGTTAAGGAACATAAAACAAGACCTTGATGTCTAGGCTTCATGTGATTCTAATCTAAGCTTAAGAAAGTGCAAGAAATGTTATAACAATCCAAACTAGAATCATTTGGATATTGTCATTAGTATATACTCTTATCTTACTGTgtctttcatatattttttattaaaaaccatatggattatttttatatttaagtaagaAATTCTCTACATAATTAGTATCATATCaatttgttttgatttaattattttaattatattttgagtTCGCTGCAAACAAATTCTTAGTTTTGACTATGttgatgaaaaatgataatttgaaAAGCCAAagatatttcaataaaataataatattaaatacagttaCAGGATATGCAAGTTTTATatacttcatttaaaaaaagtgggacctattatttaaaattagattttttacaTGTAACCCGaatatttcaactttttaaaacaaaatatatgagacttacatattttaaaactgtatacATCACTTCTCATCGTTATTACATATACAATTATAGATTGACATTTGgaagcaaaaataataataacatttatAATCATAGATTGCATAAGCGGCAGCgcacactctttttaaaaatatatatatttatatatataatttatataaaaaaaattaattttttaataataaattatatcttttaaaaaaaatatataatacattcacaatttatgattatatataacattaattattaattatatgctGGTCAAATACAACTGATCTAGTGGCCGATCTGCTACATATACATTCTAAACAAATAGATAATTGAAACTTGAGaaggccaaaaaataaaaaaaagttttcggAAAAGTAGTGTGACCCGATATTCCACCCTTAATTATTCCAAAAGTACTCATTAAAGTGCGATCAAAAGCTCGCTCTTTTGAGAGAAGTTAGGTTGACGGAGGACCCCAACGCCGACGTACCGATTTCGATCTCGAACGAATCGTATCGGCGAAACAGCTCCACCACGAGAAGCCGAGATACCAGAACCACGAAGTCCTTTCCGGCACACTGCTTGTTTCCTACCGTCGGAGTCTCGTTCTCCGGCCCGTTTGACCATAAAACGTGCTTGAGCAATCTCTCACCCTCTCCGACAAATCGGTCCGGTACGAACTCTTCGGGTCTGTCGAATATTTTCGGGTCCTTGGTGGCGAATGGCTGGAACCCGAAGATCATTTCTCCTTCCTTGACTTTGAAAGCAGCGTCGTGGCTCTCGATGATGAGGTCACGCTTTGCTCTTCCGTATTGTAGCGGTACTGGAGGTTCGATCCGAAGCGATTCGTACACGACGGACTTCATCAGCTGCATCTGTTCCATGGCGGCCATCGTGACTTTTCCTCCATTGGCTTTAACGACTGATCTGATCTCCTTGGCCAACTGGGTGTGGAGTTTGACCCCAGCTCGGCCGATCAACTTCACCACGTTGGGGAAAAAGATCTTCATGCCTCCGAAGGAGTTAAAGCAAGTGGCAAATACCAAGTTGTGGCAAGCTTCGTCTCTGGAAATGCCCAATCTTTCGGCCTCGTCGAGTACGGGCCCGGAGGACTCGTAGAAGAAGTCGCAGAGCTTCTGGTAGTCGGATTTGACCAGAAATGGAGGGAGAGGGAAGGTGTGGAGGAGGAGTTCCTCGACTTGCTTTGGGAGGCCAAGTGTGAATAGAGGGCTGAGCTGGAACAGGATCCACTTCGTGATCAGGTTCGGCCCGTCGGTCCCTATCTTGGACTCGGCGGGGTTCGTGCCATACAGTGCACGTGCCAAGAAGTTAAAAGCGGCTTGATCGCTGCGATCTCCGAAAGCGGCTTTCCCGTTGGTGGCGATCTCCTGCTCGAGTCCCTCGAAGAGCTCAGCGTAGCTGGAATGGAACTCGGGTATGACATGCTCGCGACGGTACTTGAGGAGGAAGAACATGAGGCGCTTGAGCTTCTCGTGACTCGGCTCGGACGGGTCAAGATAAGAGAGAATTCGGTAACCACCGGTGAGTTCGGTGGAGGGCATGTATGTTCCGGTGAAAAGGTCTTTCTTTTCAACCTTGGTGACGTCGAACAGCACTGGAAAGCTCTTACCGTCGAGTAAAACGACGACTCGCGAGTCCGGAGCAATAAAAGGACCGGGTGGCATGTTGGCTCTGAACACCGTCGACCCGTACTTCTGGACGCGCGACTTGAAGAACTCCTCACGACCTTGGTCATAAAAATAATCAACACGATCTTTTATCGCCCCAAAGAAAGGGACGCCATAATTTCCGGGAATTTTACGGATGGGGAGCTTGGTAGGCTCAGGTGGAGGCAGTGTCACCGGAGAAACCGGCACCGATGGCTTCTCAGACACTGACACAGAGATCGGACTGAAAAAAACTCGACGAGAGGAGGGCTTCGAAGATGAACATCTCCTAAATGACTGAAAGTTAGGATGGAGAGAAGTTAAAGATAGAGAGGTAGTGGAAGCCATTGTTGTGGGTGAAACTGAATCGTTGAAGGGAGAAAATTTGACCAGAGGACCTTAGTTGAAGATGTGCTTGTGTTTGGAGAgggaaaaatataaagaaagggGTAATGGAATGGTGGATCTCTGATTGGTCTGACCGATAGTGTGAGAACTGAGGAGACGATCCGATACATTTATAGTAAAATATGGCCTGAGTTGATGGTGGGGTCCCATTCCAGTTCCACAGCCCAAAAACCTTGAATATTAATGGTCCTGAAAGGTGTGCAGTAAAtgcttttacttttatattAGACTCTCAGTTTTTGGCCTTTAGATTCTAGAATCTTGATGTTGGTAAAATGACGGGCGTGATTGATTAGAGATCGTACTACATTGGCCACAACTATATATTTTCATGCACTCATTACATAAATAGAATGTTAGTTAAAGATATGActgtgtaattatttaaaataaataaatataaatttatttttaaaaaattaattttttaataataaattttattttttttaaaacgaatcCCTACCCATTTTAtagctgtatatatatatagtattagtcttatataaattcaaaatagaTCAATTATAATTGGCAAAAAACTTGTactctaatttctttttttatttttatttcaatataaaGAGTAGTATTGTTCATCagcttttgattttcttttttaaatataatatgaagataatgaaaaataattatatttataaaatataattaaagtaCGATAATAGTGTAGTATATAGTATTGTATGGTTTAGTATTTAGGGTTATTTTGAATtcagagataagataagatagttttagataaaagttattataatattatttttaatattactattattttaaaatttgaaaaagttggattataatttaaaaaaatgaaattttttattttattttatatgaaaatttgtaaaagttgtaacgataagattagataaaataaaattatatgaaatgaaacGTTTTTCGAATCTAAAcaagaagtttttatttttaaatacacacaaaaatgtttttttaaaaaattactttaacaCTAATCCTCCATGTATGAATGTagcatcatttttatataaaaatataattattaaagcaaagaagtttaaaataattacctgtatttcatatttaattccATAAAGTCTTTGTATTATTAAACTGCGTTTGGATATTAAGTTAGattgaattgagtttttttataaataatactgAATTGAGAATATAGAATGAATTATGTGAgatctatttaaaataaatttaaatatatttaaatattaatatgaggttaatactatttatagaaaattaaaaaagtttatGAATTCTATGTATAAAAATGtgttgaatttaaaaaaattataaatttgacGTGTAatgaagtttttaattaaaataaatttaaattttaaatattaaactcaatttaaaattgaattgaCTTGATTTAACCAAACAGGACTATTCGAATTTTGCACCTTTTTCCTAATAAAATTCTCCGCCTAAGAAAAGAATTGTATGATGATCACGTGAGCTGCACGTTGACCCAAGTTCTAATTTGACATGGTCAAGAGCTACCCACATTCTACCACGCGCATGGGGGAACCTGCTGCACTGACGTCGATGCTCCGGATGCTGCGCGTGGGGAGTAATGAAAATCTGTAGCATCTGTACAGGTCAAAGCAACAACACAAAACGGCGTTTAAAATTATAACCGTTACCGAAGCGTGGTCAGAACGGAACTCCGCACGTTTTTGAATTTGCATCGTGCCGCACTGCCGTCCACGCCGGCGATCCTCGTGTTCTCACCACCGACCTTCAAAAGATGTCgctataatatatatcataagAAAATGATGTCCTATCTATATAGCGGCCAGTGGGCGGGAATTCAGGAACGTGAGTATCGTTATGGTGGGACGGAAGCTAGTGTTCCAATATTTTATGGAAAGCACACGTGTCACATATGGATGATGATTGTCCTGCCTTTGTCCTTACCTGCAATCAATTGATGGTCTTCGCACGCAAATCTAATCTTATTGATTCGTTGAAATTTGCTTGTACCATTGCAGGAACACTAGTCAATGGTGTCGTGTCACTTTTATTTCGATCATATGCATGTTGTGCTAGTTACCTGCAGGCAATTTTTTACCATCCTAACTTAACCAAGGACTCCGTCGTACGCTACTTATAAAAAGAATGGAAGTTCATATATCATGATTAGGTTAGGAGGGAGggaatgagatgataatttttaattttaattaaaagttaaaaaataaataaaatattatttttttattattattttgaaattttaaaaagttaaattatttattatattttatataaaaatttaaaaaaattataataataagatgagataagatgagaatttcgTGTTTGAAAAGATTTCCAAATCTAGATAAGTCTTTGAtgtttaagataaaaaataatcttttggaAATGTATTCAAAGAAATTTTGTCTTACTTGAAGGGGTATttattaatgttttaaattCTGTTCCAATgataatttcaatttaagtaTTGGAATGAGATATTTAGAAACGGTATATTGGAATATTTCGATATCGGTACATTCCGGTATACTGTTTcgaaattaactatatattatatataaatatttatatatctatataaactaataactaatagaatatttcaaaaaaaaaataactaatagaataaatacatatatatatatatatgtatcatgtatatgtgtgtgtatatatatatataaaagaattgaatatttataaaatgaatatatgttaaaaaaatcacaaacttgagttgagttacaaaagcaaataaaaaaataaaagaattgagaaattattaaaaataattatatttaaaaaaaaggaatgagGGGACATTTGaagttacaaaaaattaaaattatataaatatattttacattcaAAGAATTAGTTAAATACcatctatatttaaaattgataaaaatgtcatccaaatataagaaaattaaaaaaatagtccgAAACGAAATAAgactagaaatattatttttttctggaTTGGTCGGAATTTAACTGGAATGACTGAAACGAACCTAAATGGGccaaaatttgaaacaaaacgAGACAAGAAGATATAGTATATTGAATTCTAGACCGGAATGGAAAATTCCGGCCAAAACGGTTAGAAcggaatgaaatttaaaactatagtatttataaaacataaattacatatCTAGGATAAATATCTCGTTGGAGTACATTTCTCATAGGAAGTGTGTCCTTCAAGAAAAGTTGAACAGGTCTCTCGACATGGGATATTTATCGAAAATGGTCTCTTGCGAGAGGTGCCCTCATTGGAGTGGACTCTTATTGATGGTGTCACGTTGAAGTATGCCTCTTGTCATGCAGACAGTGCATTTTGTTCATTGACCAAGTGTGATGCTCGCCTCGGGACTTTTCCTTGTCCCCAGAGTACGCAGATTAATTAGGACTATTCGGGAAGCGTCATTTAACAAGTGCTTTCTCACATGTTCTCCTTTCATTGCTTGCCATTCCTTGGCTATATTATCTATCATTTGTGTAATCCATTTTAGTGATTTGTTGATGAGTGTTTATAAAAATAGACGTgcaaaaagttttgaatactttttgtttttgtttttgtatatatgCAAATCCAAATTAAATTAGGTTTAAGGTATCTTTCGTCAGTAAGACGAGATgaaataataaattctcaaaacGTTTTacgattttctttttaaatatcactcaaatgtaaaatacttttcaattcaaatatttaattttttcatctaatcattatttaattattacaactcttagaaaatttaacaaatttttttttcaaattttaaaacaaaaataatattaaactatttatctctcatttcccaaactcaataaaatacattaattcaaaatttcaaactatttcaatattatttataaactattttactactatttatagaattatgATATATTTAAAATGTCCCAACGAGTCCTTATTAGACTACCATAAATgctaaatttctttttttattatctattttaattaattagaaacaaaaatttgaCGTTTCATGTGAATTAGGTACAAGTATATATACGATCCATATCTAAATTTGACAGAGATCGACATctaaaatattgtaatttttgtcAAATATTCAAATACCAGACAAAGAAAAAAGCAAACTACATCGATCATTCATTTCGATCTTCACGTCCGTGGTGTTTTTATTTTCGATCTCTTCATAATTatttctatctatatatatatatatatatttttaacctTTTCCGACGTTTCCGTCCGAGTGCTGCCAAGCTTCAAGAACCCACATATGGAATGTGCGCAGCCACTGTTCACTTGACGCTCCTAACCAGGCTGTACGAAGATTTGAGAAGATCCGTGGGGGCTTTTCGCTGCATGTATATGGGGCCAAACCGGCGGCGGCCTGTCGCGATCTGCATGTGGCGTATGTTTTTGTGTGCACGTTGCTAATTCCTCCCTTattttctctgtttctctcccttctttttcttgtttgccCCAAGTTCATTAATCATGATAACCGAAAACACAATGATAATTAATACTATTAAATGGAATATTGTGATATAATCCTAGAGATTTAGAGCTTTCATAGTACTTTAGTCATGCATACTATAAATAATTAAGGGTCGTGCTACACCGATACATAATCGATGAAGTGAATTGATGacagtaaaatatatttatttaaaaaaatcttcttttcttttaatcattatTACACagtcttttaatatttttttaaatattaattcgttaatatttactttcttaaccattaaattaaaaaaaattaaaaaattaatcaatattGGTCACTTTTCTCGGTTCAACTATATGGCATTTTCCAATAATTAATGGACGATCCTACGTACGTACTTTAGATCAATGGGAAATGTAATTGTCTCTTTGCAAGATATTTTAACATCATTAAAGGATTTTGGAGGCTTTATTGGAAGATATTTTAACCAATTGCATTCGCGCGTTATGCTTGGCTATACTGTATATCAAAAGtcaattcttttgatttttcagAGAGAATTGGGAGTATTTCCCAAGTCTAAACTCTCTAaaattggagttgaagtatttATTTGTTGTGGGCAATATATAATTACGAAGTcaagatttattatttaaagaggccATGAGACTCTTCCCTATTTTAAGATACGTGAGCTGGTCCATTTCGCTGTAAGAACTTATAAATTGTTACACGCATGCAATCTAAAAGAAAACCAACATGTCATGGTTAAAACGtacatgaatttttaaataactgtCTGAGTAATGTAGATCTAAAGATGAAGGTGAAGGTaaacacatgaattttgacTCTATGCATGGTTTTTGTTCTCATATTTGCCTACCAAACCGCATAGTTTTTACCCAAATCCTAATTGGCATGGGGTTTTGCCTCCATATGCATGAACCTCTACCATTGAAATTAGGGTTGTACAAGAACTAGTCAAACCGATTGAGACCAACTTAGATCGACTGCCGGAGCTTGAAACTGACCGAAACCAGCGTAGAACAGGTCAGCTGGCGGTTGAATTTTGTCAAAACTGATGTCCAGCGATTTGGTCCCAGTTTGAGGTTGGACTGGATCGTTGAACTGACCAATcgtttaaatgtttttttttttttaattatacatatacAAAATGACGTCTTTTCACTTAAGTGAACGAAACGATTTTATTTTGGGACttattgtttgaaaaaaatatatacgaaacggcaccgtttggctTAAACACCTGCACCGTTAAGCGAAATGGCACCATTTCACTCTAGGGTTGGTTTAAACACCCGCACCCTTTttcttctctcatttctttcttctcaCTTTCTCAGTTCTCATTTCTatgcctcctctctctctctctctctctcaacgacATCATTATACACAAGGCTACCTCCATCACCACTAGgggtataaaaaaattagtgagCCAATAAACCAAACCGAACAAGTGGGTTTGTTTATATGTCTATAtaaactaataactaataaaatatatatatatatataagtatgtatcatgtatatatatataaaagaattgaataTTTACAAAATGAATATACGTTgagaaaatcacaaacttgagttgagtcacaaaagcaaataaaaaaaataaaaaatagagaaattattaaaaataattatatttaagaaaaaaagaatgaggggacatttaaagttacaaaaaattaaaattatataaatatattttacattcaAAGAATTAGTTAataccatctatatatatatttaaaattgataaaaatgtcattcaaatataagaaaatcataaaaatagttCGAAACGAAATAAGACCAGAAATACCAATTTTGTCTGGAATAGTCAAAATTTGACCAAAATAGCCGAAATGAATCGGAACGGATTGAAATttagaatgaaatgaaataataaagtaTAGTGTACCGAATTATATATAGACCGGAATGGAAAATTTCGGCCAAAACAGCTAGAAGGGAATGGAATTTAAAACTATGGTATTTATAGAACATAAATTACATTATCTAGGATAAGGTATCTCGTTGGAGTACATTTCTCATAGGAAGTGTGTCCTTCAAGAAAAGTTGAACAGGTCTCTCGACATGGGATATTGTATCGAAAATGGTCTCTTGAGAGAGGTGCCCCATTGGAGTGGACTCTCATTGATAGTGTCATGTTGAAGTACGCCTCTTGTCCTGGAGACAGTGCATTTTGTTCATTGACCAAGTGTGATGCTCGCCTCGGGACTTTTCCTTGTCCCCGGAGCATGCAGCTTAGGGTTATTCGGGGAGCGTTATTTAACAAGTGCTTTCTCACATGTTCTCCGTTCATTGCTTGTCATTCCTTGGCTATACCATATATTTCTACCcgaaaaatactaatattatctATCATTTGTACAATCCATTTTAGTGATTTGTTGATGAGTGCTTATAAAAATAGACATGcaaaaagttttgaatattttttgttattgtttttgtAAATATGCAAGTCCAAATTTGATTAGGTTTATGGTGTGTTTGGTAAATAAGATCATGTGAAATGAGAAATTTTCAAAACGTTTAACAATTTCTTtctcaaacatcattcaaacacaaaacatgacttttcaactttaaata
This is a stretch of genomic DNA from Carya illinoinensis cultivar Pawnee chromosome 15, C.illinoinensisPawnee_v1, whole genome shotgun sequence. It encodes these proteins:
- the LOC122297462 gene encoding allene oxide synthase 1, chloroplastic-like, which encodes MASTTSLSLTSLHPNFQSFRRCSSSKPSSRRVFFSPISVSVSEKPSVPVSPVTLPPPEPTKLPIRKIPGNYGVPFFGAIKDRVDYFYDQGREEFFKSRVQKYGSTVFRANMPPGPFIAPDSRVVVLLDGKSFPVLFDVTKVEKKDLFTGTYMPSTELTGGYRILSYLDPSEPSHEKLKRLMFFLLKYRREHVIPEFHSSYAELFEGLEQEIATNGKAAFGDRSDQAAFNFLARALYGTNPAESKIGTDGPNLITKWILFQLSPLFTLGLPKQVEELLLHTFPLPPFLVKSDYQKLCDFFYESSGPVLDEAERLGISRDEACHNLVFATCFNSFGGMKIFFPNVVKLIGRAGVKLHTQLAKEIRSVVKANGGKVTMAAMEQMQLMKSVVYESLRIEPPVPLQYGRAKRDLIIESHDAAFKVKEGEMIFGFQPFATKDPKIFDRPEEFVPDRFVGEGERLLKHVLWSNGPENETPTVGNKQCAGKDFVVLVSRLLVVELFRRYDSFEIEIGTSALGSSVNLTSLKRASF